The following proteins are co-located in the Sulfitobacter guttiformis genome:
- a CDS encoding LOG family protein, whose product MSKNNQNPLRHAESDIETVDGIPVTAQTQAPAYQLAFTDSDFMCREELRPVRLQLELLKPQMMLDEYGVQSTIVLFGGARIPEPAKKDTARTKTLADLSRFYDEAREFARLMTLKSKEGGGREDVIVTGGGPGVMEAGNRGAVDAGGVSIGLNIVLPFEQAPNEYVTPDLCFNFHYFAIRKMHFLMRAKAICVFPGGFGTMDELFEALTLIQTGRMQRVPFLLFGRDFWQKIINWDALADAGTISAEDLDLFRFVETADEAMELIENWGAPSVRDHVPGR is encoded by the coding sequence ATGAGCAAGAATAATCAAAACCCGTTGCGCCATGCGGAATCCGACATTGAAACAGTCGACGGTATTCCCGTTACCGCCCAGACGCAGGCCCCTGCCTATCAACTGGCATTTACTGATTCCGATTTTATGTGCCGCGAGGAATTGCGTCCTGTCCGCCTTCAGCTTGAGCTGCTCAAACCTCAAATGATGTTGGACGAATATGGTGTGCAGTCGACGATTGTACTGTTCGGCGGAGCGCGCATTCCCGAGCCTGCGAAAAAGGACACCGCCCGCACAAAGACCCTTGCAGATTTATCGCGATTTTACGACGAGGCACGCGAGTTCGCACGGCTCATGACATTGAAATCAAAAGAGGGTGGCGGCCGCGAGGATGTCATCGTGACCGGCGGTGGCCCCGGTGTGATGGAGGCGGGCAACCGTGGTGCCGTAGACGCAGGCGGCGTGTCTATCGGTCTGAATATCGTGTTGCCATTCGAGCAGGCGCCGAACGAATACGTGACACCAGACCTGTGTTTTAACTTCCACTATTTCGCGATCCGAAAAATGCATTTCCTGATGCGCGCAAAAGCGATCTGTGTGTTCCCTGGCGGCTTTGGTACCATGGACGAATTATTCGAGGCACTCACATTGATCCAGACGGGCCGGATGCAGCGGGTGCCGTTCTTGCTGTTTGGCCGCGATTTTTGGCAAAAAATCATCAACTGGGATGCACTTGCCGACGCAGGTACAATCTCTGCCGAAGACCTCGACCTGTTCCGCTTTGTCGAAACTGCAGATGAGGCGATGGAGCTGATTGAAAACTGGGGTGCGCCATCGGTCCGCGATCACGTCCCTGGCCGGTAA
- a CDS encoding metallophosphoesterase family protein, which translates to MTGPIYAVGDIHGQHTELLRVLDLIEADGGPEAQVVFIGDYTDRGPSSCDVLDTLISGLSAGKNWHCLKGNHDRMFSWFMRDYPVHDAYLPVYLYWLHERLGGDKTMASYGVSMVGTDRQTDVHARAKSAVPQSHIDFLNGLDLSFETEHLFFAHAGIQPGIALGVQSEHDLLWIRKEFHVDTRDHGKVIVHGHTPVETATHYGNRINIDAGAGYGRPLTAVVIEGTTCWSLTDQGRALLNPAHT; encoded by the coding sequence ATGACCGGACCGATTTACGCAGTTGGTGATATCCACGGCCAGCACACCGAGCTTCTTCGCGTGCTCGATTTGATCGAGGCGGACGGCGGACCTGAGGCACAGGTCGTTTTTATCGGGGACTACACAGATCGCGGCCCCTCCTCCTGCGATGTTCTAGATACGCTAATAAGCGGTCTGTCGGCGGGCAAAAACTGGCACTGCCTGAAGGGCAACCATGACCGCATGTTCAGCTGGTTCATGCGTGACTATCCTGTGCATGACGCATATCTGCCGGTATATCTTTATTGGCTGCACGAGCGTTTGGGCGGTGACAAAACAATGGCTTCCTACGGGGTGAGCATGGTAGGGACAGATCGCCAGACGGACGTCCACGCGCGCGCCAAAAGTGCAGTACCGCAGTCCCATATTGATTTTCTGAATGGCCTCGATCTGAGCTTCGAAACCGAGCATTTGTTTTTTGCACACGCAGGCATCCAGCCCGGCATCGCGCTGGGGGTACAGTCCGAGCACGACCTGCTGTGGATCCGCAAAGAATTTCACGTGGACACGCGCGATCATGGCAAGGTCATCGTACACGGGCACACGCCTGTCGAAACGGCGACCCACTATGGCAACCGGATCAATATTGATGCCGGTGCAGGCTATGGCAGGCCACTGACCGCCGTTGTCATCGAGGGAACGACATGCTGGTCCCTGACCGATCAGGGACGTGCGCTTTTGAACCCAGCGCATACTTAG
- the ubiB gene encoding 2-polyprenylphenol 6-hydroxylase: MRGPHNIWRLIRTGATLERTGAMNFVLDAFEAPKAVRLVARALAIPFKPLGYKGDPSLQPATRALTALGPAYIKFGQILSTRPDVVGDEMALQLRVLQDQLPAFPVEVAKAEVEKELGQPVDEIFSEFSPPVAAASIAQVHKARLRSTGEEVAVKVLRPGIEKAFRKDVDAFYLAARMVELFSPGSRRLRPMDVIEHFDGVVRGELDLRLESSSASEYAANTKDDKGFEVPSIKWDYSARRVMTLGWASGVPMGDNAAIDAAGHDRVEMSERILALFLQHALRDGFFHGDMHQGNLKVAANGNIIALDFGIMGHIDEYTRRVYAEILYGFIRKDYKRVAEVHFEAGYVPADKDVDEFARALRAVGEPIFGMDADRISMARLLAYLFEVTERFGMETRTELILLQRTMVVVEGVARSLNPQMNIWQVAAPIVTDYIAKSIGPKAIISDLTKTARVLSRFGPRLPALVEAALIRQADASPPPRQPFKRYIFLAAMLGAAGATGVIALVSALS, translated from the coding sequence GTGCGTGGCCCGCATAATATCTGGCGTTTGATCCGCACCGGCGCCACGCTGGAGCGAACCGGCGCGATGAATTTCGTGCTCGACGCATTCGAGGCGCCCAAGGCCGTGCGCCTTGTGGCACGCGCTCTTGCGATTCCGTTCAAGCCGCTAGGCTATAAAGGCGATCCCAGCCTACAGCCTGCCACCCGTGCACTGACCGCGCTGGGTCCTGCCTACATCAAGTTTGGTCAAATCCTTTCCACACGCCCCGATGTTGTGGGAGATGAAATGGCGCTGCAACTGCGCGTATTACAAGACCAACTGCCCGCGTTCCCTGTCGAGGTTGCAAAGGCCGAGGTGGAAAAAGAGCTGGGCCAGCCCGTCGACGAGATTTTTTCGGAATTCAGCCCGCCCGTTGCGGCCGCGTCCATTGCGCAGGTTCACAAGGCCCGTCTGCGAAGCACCGGCGAGGAAGTCGCTGTAAAAGTGCTGCGCCCCGGTATCGAGAAAGCATTCCGAAAGGACGTCGACGCCTTTTATCTGGCTGCGCGCATGGTTGAGCTGTTTTCCCCCGGCTCCCGCCGTTTACGGCCGATGGACGTGATTGAGCATTTTGACGGTGTGGTGCGCGGCGAGCTTGATCTGCGGCTCGAATCCTCGTCGGCATCTGAATATGCTGCGAACACGAAAGACGACAAAGGTTTCGAAGTACCCTCAATCAAATGGGACTATTCCGCGCGCCGCGTGATGACGTTGGGCTGGGCGAGCGGTGTTCCAATGGGCGACAACGCGGCCATCGATGCGGCAGGTCACGACCGTGTTGAGATGTCCGAGCGTATTCTGGCGCTGTTTCTACAACACGCTCTACGGGACGGATTTTTCCACGGTGATATGCATCAGGGTAACCTGAAGGTCGCCGCAAACGGCAATATCATTGCGCTTGATTTTGGGATCATGGGTCACATCGACGAATACACTCGACGTGTTTATGCTGAAATCCTGTATGGCTTTATCCGCAAGGATTACAAACGCGTCGCCGAAGTCCACTTCGAGGCGGGATATGTGCCTGCGGACAAGGATGTGGATGAATTCGCCCGTGCCCTGCGCGCTGTGGGCGAGCCTATCTTCGGGATGGACGCAGACCGCATCTCTATGGCGCGCTTGCTTGCCTATCTATTCGAAGTGACCGAGCGTTTTGGCATGGAAACCCGAACTGAGCTGATATTGCTTCAACGGACGATGGTTGTAGTCGAGGGCGTTGCGCGCTCCTTGAACCCGCAGATGAACATCTGGCAGGTCGCAGCTCCGATTGTGACCGATTATATTGCAAAATCTATTGGGCCGAAGGCTATCATTAGTGATCTTACCAAAACTGCCCGCGTTCTATCGCGCTTTGGGCCACGCCTACCTGCGTTGGTTGAGGCTGCTCTGATCCGGCAAGCCGATGCATCGCCACCGCCGCGCCAGCCGTTCAAGCGATACATCTTTCTTGCTGCCATGCTCGGTGCTGCCGGTGCTACGGGTGTAATCGCGCTTGTAAGCGCCCTCAGTTGA
- the rlmN gene encoding 23S rRNA (adenine(2503)-C(2))-methyltransferase RlmN, producing MIMSAPITQDVHTIPRKLPAGPLNLVGMTRDGMRDALIAIGTPEKQAKMRVGQIWQWIYNWGVRDFDAMTNLSKSFRAELAEHFVVAVPEVVTKQISADGTRKYLVRIAGGHEVEVVYIPETDRGTLCISSQVGCTLTCSFCHTGTQKLVRNLTAGEIIGQVMIARDDLDEWPQSGTRTYEARLLSNIVLMGMGEPLYNFENVRDAMKIAMDPEGIQLSRRRITLSTSGVVPEIARTADEIGCMLAVSFHATTDEVRDTLVPINKKWNIAALLDALRAYPSLSNSERITFEYVMLHGVNDSDEDAHRLMKLIEGIPAKINLIPFNEWPGAPYKRSSNNRIRAFSDIVHAAGYASPVRKPRGEDIMAACGQLKSETERARKSKRQIEAEAGTGQH from the coding sequence ATAATCATGTCCGCACCAATCACCCAAGACGTTCATACTATCCCGCGCAAATTACCTGCGGGGCCGTTGAACCTTGTGGGAATGACCCGCGATGGCATGCGTGATGCATTGATCGCCATAGGGACGCCTGAAAAGCAGGCAAAGATGCGTGTTGGCCAAATATGGCAGTGGATTTACAACTGGGGTGTGCGTGATTTTGACGCCATGACCAACCTGAGCAAATCCTTCCGCGCCGAACTAGCTGAGCATTTTGTTGTGGCTGTGCCCGAAGTCGTGACCAAACAGATAAGTGCGGATGGCACTCGCAAATATCTGGTGCGGATTGCCGGCGGTCACGAGGTCGAGGTTGTGTACATCCCCGAGACGGACCGCGGAACGCTGTGCATCAGCTCTCAGGTCGGGTGCACGCTTACGTGCTCGTTCTGTCATACGGGTACGCAGAAACTGGTGCGGAACCTGACTGCAGGCGAGATCATTGGTCAGGTGATGATCGCCCGCGACGATCTGGACGAATGGCCGCAAAGCGGTACGCGGACCTATGAGGCGCGTCTGCTTTCGAACATTGTTCTGATGGGCATGGGTGAGCCGCTGTATAATTTCGAAAACGTGCGGGACGCGATGAAGATAGCTATGGACCCCGAGGGTATCCAGCTTTCGCGCCGCCGTATCACCCTGAGCACGTCTGGCGTGGTGCCGGAAATTGCGCGTACCGCCGACGAGATTGGCTGCATGCTAGCTGTGTCCTTCCATGCCACCACCGATGAGGTGCGCGACACGCTCGTGCCGATTAACAAGAAGTGGAATATCGCGGCACTGCTCGACGCGCTGCGCGCCTACCCGAGCCTGTCCAACTCCGAGCGTATTACTTTCGAGTACGTGATGCTGCACGGCGTCAACGATAGTGACGAAGACGCGCACCGCCTGATGAAGCTGATCGAAGGCATACCTGCCAAGATTAACCTAATCCCTTTCAATGAATGGCCCGGCGCCCCCTACAAACGCTCGAGCAATAACCGCATTCGCGCTTTCTCTGATATTGTGCACGCTGCAGGATATGCCTCGCCTGTGCGCAAGCCACGGGGCGAGGATATTATGGCGGCGTGTGGCCAGCTCAAGTCCGAGACAGAGCGCGCCCGTAAGTCTAAACGCCAGATCGAAGCGGAAGCCGGCACCGGTCAACACTAA
- the serB gene encoding phosphoserine phosphatase SerB: MLTVVLLCAPHRRNLDPALVESLRNAWGGGEAVWLKPDEAAEFAVPAMPENREQVWESCQAMGVDLVVVPTSGRRKKMLLADMDSTMIEQECIDELADEAGVGAQVKDITARAMNGEIDFDGALRERVGLLKGLPDAVIGRVLAERITLMSGGKVLLATMKANGAHAALVSGGFTAFTARISTLLGFDENRANTLVIKQGVLTGEVGVPILGKQAKVDALNEITARLGIGQDEVIAVGDGANDLGMLTRAGMGVALHAKPAVAAQCDVRINFGDLTALLFVQGYTQSEFVS; encoded by the coding sequence ATGCTGACCGTTGTGCTTTTGTGCGCGCCTCATCGGCGCAATCTTGACCCTGCCCTTGTTGAGTCGCTGCGAAATGCATGGGGCGGCGGTGAGGCAGTATGGCTTAAACCAGACGAAGCGGCAGAGTTTGCAGTGCCCGCCATGCCCGAAAACCGAGAGCAGGTATGGGAAAGCTGTCAGGCGATGGGCGTGGATCTGGTTGTAGTTCCTACATCAGGTCGGCGCAAAAAGATGCTGCTGGCTGATATGGACAGCACCATGATCGAGCAGGAATGTATCGACGAACTCGCCGATGAGGCGGGCGTTGGCGCGCAGGTTAAAGACATCACCGCTAGGGCCATGAACGGAGAGATCGATTTTGACGGTGCCCTGCGGGAGCGTGTCGGTCTGCTCAAGGGTCTGCCTGACGCAGTAATTGGAAGGGTACTAGCCGAGCGGATTACGCTCATGTCTGGAGGCAAGGTTTTGCTTGCAACGATGAAGGCTAATGGCGCTCATGCCGCGCTGGTATCTGGCGGATTCACGGCGTTCACCGCGCGGATTTCCACGCTTCTCGGCTTTGACGAAAATCGTGCCAACACTTTGGTGATAAAGCAAGGTGTACTCACCGGAGAGGTAGGCGTGCCGATCCTTGGTAAGCAGGCCAAGGTTGACGCGCTCAACGAGATAACAGCGCGGCTCGGGATTGGGCAGGACGAGGTGATCGCGGTGGGCGACGGCGCCAATGATCTGGGCATGCTGACCCGCGCCGGTATGGGTGTCGCGCTGCACGCCAAGCCCGCTGTCGCTGCGCAATGTGACGTGCGGATCAATTTCGGTGATCTGACGGCACTGTTGTTCGTGCAGGGTTATACGCAGTCGGAATTTGTGAGCTGA
- a CDS encoding phosphoserine transaminase, with protein MAITAPTTRPMNPRFSSGPCAKPPTFDLAKLSDAPLGRSHRAAPGKAKLLAAIETTRDVLGIPADYQIAIVPASDTGAYEMAMWNLLGERHVEMLAWESFGSGWVTDALKQLKIDATEKTAPYGEIVDLAGVNFDNDVCFTYNGTTSGVRVPASFEIPADRAGLTLCDATSAAFAMDLPWDRLDATTFSWQKALGGEAAHGMLILSPRAVERLETYKPAWPLPKIFRLTKGGKLIEGIFKGETINTPSMMCVEDYLFALEWAKSVGGLNGMIARADANTAAINAFVESHDWINFLAVDPATRSNTSVCLKFTDERIADGAAFAKAVAKRLSDEDVALDIGAYRDAPAGLRIWCGATVETSDIEALLPWLDYAFNAELNA; from the coding sequence ATGGCTATTACCGCACCGACCACGCGACCAATGAATCCGCGTTTTTCTTCTGGCCCTTGCGCCAAACCCCCCACATTTGATCTGGCAAAACTCTCTGACGCGCCACTGGGCCGCAGCCATCGCGCCGCACCCGGCAAGGCCAAGCTTTTGGCTGCGATCGAGACCACGCGCGACGTTTTAGGCATACCTGCCGATTACCAAATTGCCATTGTACCTGCATCCGACACAGGCGCCTATGAAATGGCGATGTGGAACCTGCTGGGCGAACGCCACGTCGAGATGCTCGCATGGGAAAGCTTTGGCTCCGGTTGGGTTACCGATGCACTCAAACAGCTCAAGATTGATGCGACCGAGAAAACCGCCCCCTACGGTGAGATCGTAGATCTTGCGGGCGTTAACTTCGATAACGACGTCTGCTTTACCTATAACGGCACAACCTCCGGTGTACGCGTTCCTGCGTCTTTTGAAATACCAGCGGACCGTGCGGGCCTGACGCTCTGTGATGCGACCTCTGCCGCGTTTGCGATGGACCTGCCATGGGACCGTTTGGACGCCACCACCTTCAGCTGGCAAAAGGCGCTGGGCGGTGAGGCGGCGCATGGCATGCTGATCCTGAGCCCGCGTGCAGTAGAGCGGTTGGAAACCTATAAGCCCGCATGGCCCCTACCCAAAATTTTCCGCCTGACCAAAGGTGGCAAGCTGATCGAGGGTATTTTTAAGGGCGAGACAATCAACACGCCTTCCATGATGTGTGTCGAGGATTATCTCTTTGCGCTCGAATGGGCCAAATCTGTGGGCGGCCTCAACGGGATGATCGCCCGCGCTGACGCCAATACCGCCGCGATAAATGCTTTTGTCGAATCGCACGACTGGATCAATTTCCTCGCGGTTGATCCGGCGACGCGCTCCAACACTTCTGTCTGCCTCAAGTTTACGGACGAACGGATTGCGGACGGTGCGGCATTTGCAAAAGCAGTGGCAAAGCGTCTGTCAGATGAGGATGTCGCGCTGGATATCGGGGCTTACCGTGATGCGCCTGCGGGACTGCGGATATGGTGCGGCGCCACTGTTGAAACATCGGATATCGAAGCGCTTCTGCCTTGGCTGGATTACGCTTTCAACGCCGAGCTTAACGCATAA
- a CDS encoding asparaginase, whose amino-acid sequence MTAPAPFAEIWRGQFLESVHSGHAVICDASGEIVEAWGDPDAVVLARSSSKMIQALPLVRSGAADAFGLGTRQLALSCASHQGAQIHLDGVGAWIKELGLTDDDFRCGTEESRDREIMEAQIRAHETPCRIHNNCSGKHAGFLTLSKHLGGGPDYVAPDHPVQRACLEAFEEVTNQTSPGFGIDGCSAPNHAATLHGLARAMAHFAAAPEGSAEERLHQAMRMHPDLVAGEGRACTELMRACEGKVALKTGAEGFFIAIIPEKGLGIALKAACGTTRAAEAAIAALLVRLGMLDPNHPAALKRINKPITNWDGLTTGILKPAAGLLA is encoded by the coding sequence ATGACCGCTCCCGCACCCTTTGCCGAAATCTGGCGTGGCCAATTTCTGGAAAGCGTCCATTCCGGCCACGCTGTCATCTGTGATGCCTCTGGCGAGATCGTCGAGGCATGGGGTGATCCAGACGCGGTCGTACTCGCCCGCAGCTCGTCGAAGATGATACAGGCCCTACCACTGGTGCGCTCTGGTGCCGCAGATGCTTTCGGTCTTGGCACGCGCCAATTGGCGCTCTCATGTGCATCGCATCAGGGGGCGCAGATCCATCTCGACGGTGTGGGCGCATGGATCAAAGAGTTAGGCCTGACCGACGACGATTTTCGCTGTGGCACCGAAGAGTCGCGCGATCGCGAAATTATGGAGGCGCAGATCCGCGCTCATGAGACGCCCTGCCGGATTCACAATAACTGTTCTGGGAAACATGCGGGATTCCTGACCTTGTCAAAACACCTTGGTGGCGGGCCGGATTATGTGGCCCCCGATCATCCGGTACAACGCGCCTGCCTTGAAGCCTTCGAGGAGGTCACAAATCAAACCAGCCCCGGATTCGGGATCGACGGCTGTTCGGCACCCAACCATGCAGCCACCCTGCACGGTTTAGCCCGTGCCATGGCCCATTTTGCCGCCGCACCGGAAGGCAGCGCCGAAGAACGGCTACATCAGGCCATGCGCATGCATCCCGACCTCGTCGCTGGCGAAGGCCGCGCCTGCACCGAATTGATGCGCGCCTGCGAGGGTAAAGTCGCCTTGAAGACAGGCGCAGAGGGTTTCTTTATCGCTATCATCCCCGAAAAAGGGCTTGGCATTGCGCTTAAAGCGGCCTGCGGCACAACCCGCGCTGCAGAAGCCGCAATTGCCGCCCTGCTTGTGCGCCTCGGTATGCTTGACCCGAACCATCCTGCCGCGCTGAAGCGAATTAACAAGCCAATCACAAACTGGGACGGCCTCACCACCGGCATCTTGAAACCCGCCGCAGGTCTTCTGGCCTAA
- a CDS encoding acetyl-CoA C-acyltransferase family protein: MSDDIVILSGVRTAIGTFGGALAGTPATTLGATVAREALSRAGVEGGQIGHVVFGNVINTEPRDMYLSRVAAMEAGVPDAVPAMNVNRLCGSGVQAIVSAAQSLMLGDADFALAGGAESMSRAPYILPAARWGQKMGDMPVLDMLLGTLNCPFGTGHMGITAENVAGEHEVSRVEQDAFAMQSQERAAAAIAAGHFTGQIVPIDVRKGRDTVAFDRDEHPKATTLDKLAGLRPVFQKDGSVTAGNASGINDGAAALILARASSAAANGLRPLARIIGYAHAGVRPEVMGIGPIPAVTKLFEKTGLGPDDFDVIESNEAFASQALAVSKALGFDPAKVNPNGGAIALGHPVGATGAIITVKALHELARTGGKRALITMCIGGGQGIALAIERI; the protein is encoded by the coding sequence ATGTCAGACGATATCGTTATTCTGAGCGGTGTACGCACCGCAATCGGGACATTCGGCGGCGCGCTTGCCGGTACCCCAGCGACCACCCTTGGCGCGACTGTTGCGCGCGAAGCACTATCTCGGGCGGGTGTAGAGGGCGGCCAAATCGGACATGTCGTCTTTGGAAACGTTATCAACACAGAGCCGCGTGACATGTATCTCAGCCGCGTTGCCGCAATGGAGGCGGGCGTGCCCGATGCCGTGCCTGCAATGAACGTCAACCGCCTCTGCGGGTCCGGCGTTCAGGCGATTGTATCCGCCGCGCAGTCGCTGATGCTGGGCGATGCAGATTTTGCACTCGCTGGTGGGGCAGAAAGCATGAGTCGCGCACCATACATCCTGCCCGCTGCACGTTGGGGGCAAAAAATGGGCGACATGCCCGTGCTCGATATGCTGCTGGGGACACTGAATTGTCCCTTCGGAACAGGGCATATGGGGATCACAGCCGAGAATGTCGCAGGCGAGCACGAGGTGAGCCGTGTCGAACAAGACGCCTTTGCCATGCAGTCACAGGAACGGGCGGCCGCGGCCATCGCAGCGGGGCATTTCACAGGGCAGATCGTACCAATTGATGTGCGCAAAGGCCGCGATACTGTCGCGTTTGATCGCGATGAGCACCCAAAGGCCACCACGCTGGACAAGTTGGCAGGGCTGCGGCCTGTGTTCCAAAAGGACGGCTCCGTAACAGCAGGTAATGCTTCGGGCATCAATGACGGTGCGGCAGCGCTGATACTGGCCCGCGCCTCGTCTGCAGCGGCAAATGGTCTGCGCCCACTGGCAAGGATCATCGGGTATGCCCATGCAGGTGTGCGCCCCGAAGTGATGGGGATCGGACCGATCCCGGCAGTGACCAAACTGTTTGAGAAAACGGGCTTGGGGCCGGATGATTTCGACGTGATCGAAAGCAACGAGGCATTTGCCTCCCAAGCGCTGGCAGTAAGCAAAGCGCTCGGATTTGATCCTGCAAAGGTGAACCCGAACGGCGGCGCAATAGCACTGGGGCATCCGGTGGGGGCCACTGGCGCCATCATCACGGTCAAAGCGCTGCACGAGCTTGCGCGGACCGGTGGCAAACGTGCACTGATCACGATGTGTATTGGCGGCGGTCAAGGAATCGCGCTGGCCATTGAGCGCATCTGA
- a CDS encoding invasion associated locus B family protein, whose amino-acid sequence MAFFKTGVATALMAGLIAGSALAQSQSTNRVAAKTDWSVFVEDNPTECWGVSTPKETVNSRDGRVVAVNRGQILLMVFYRPSAGASGQVAFTGGYPFASGSTVTIDISGTKFELFTEGEWAWPASASDDSQIIAAMKRGSDAKLTGRSGRGTQTDDTFSLLGFTAAVEDAAKRCGG is encoded by the coding sequence ATGGCATTTTTTAAAACGGGTGTAGCGACCGCACTCATGGCGGGCCTGATCGCAGGCAGTGCGCTGGCACAGAGCCAGAGCACCAACCGCGTCGCTGCGAAAACCGACTGGAGCGTGTTTGTAGAGGATAACCCGACTGAATGTTGGGGTGTCTCCACGCCCAAGGAAACAGTGAACTCGCGCGATGGACGTGTCGTGGCGGTGAACCGTGGTCAGATTTTGCTGATGGTATTTTACCGGCCAAGTGCTGGCGCAAGCGGTCAGGTTGCATTCACCGGCGGCTATCCTTTTGCGAGCGGCTCCACGGTAACGATCGATATTTCGGGCACCAAGTTCGAGCTGTTCACCGAAGGGGAATGGGCATGGCCGGCAAGTGCATCGGACGATTCGCAAATCATTGCAGCGATGAAGCGGGGCTCTGACGCGAAGCTAACAGGTCGGTCAGGCCGCGGAACGCAAACAGACGATACTTTCTCGCTGCTCGGGTTTACCGCAGCGGTGGAGGATGCGGCCAAGCGCTGCGGCGGCTAA
- the serA gene encoding phosphoglycerate dehydrogenase yields MAPKVLISDSLSDAAVQIFKDRGIDVDFQPNLGKDKDALLAIIGNYDGLAIRSATKVTEKILAAAPNLKVIGRAGIGTDNIDKDAASKQGVIVMNTPFGNMITTAEHAIAMMFAVARQIPEASASTHAGKWEKSAFMGVELTGKTLGVIGAGNIGGIVCDRARGLKMKVVAYDPFLGEEKAAKMGVEKVELEELLKRADFITLHVPFTEQTANILSRENLEKTKKGVRIINCARGGLVDEEALADLLKSGHVAGAAFDVFKVEPATENPLFNLPNVVCTPHLGAATTEAQENVALQVAEQMSDYLLTGAVSNALNMPSVTAEEAQVMGPWLKLSGHLGSFIGQLTDEPIKAINILYDGVVSEMNLDALNCGVVAGIMKRANPDVNMVSAPVVAKEKGIQISTTNQDKSGAFDGYVKVTVVTDKRERSIAGTVFSDGKPRFIQIKGIQIDAEVGRHMVYTTNEDVPGIIGALGQTMGENGVNIANFTLGRAGVKGEAIALLYVDEPVPAPVVKKLHDTGLFTQIKLLEFDVA; encoded by the coding sequence ATGGCTCCCAAAGTACTCATATCCGACAGCCTTAGCGATGCTGCTGTTCAAATCTTTAAAGACCGCGGTATCGATGTTGATTTCCAACCCAATCTGGGTAAGGACAAGGATGCCCTCCTTGCCATTATCGGCAATTATGATGGCCTCGCCATTCGCTCAGCGACCAAAGTAACCGAAAAAATTCTGGCTGCTGCACCGAATCTCAAAGTTATCGGCCGCGCTGGGATCGGCACCGATAACATCGACAAGGATGCCGCCTCCAAACAGGGCGTGATCGTCATGAACACGCCCTTCGGCAACATGATCACAACAGCAGAGCATGCCATCGCCATGATGTTTGCGGTGGCGCGCCAGATTCCAGAGGCATCCGCCTCAACCCATGCTGGAAAGTGGGAAAAGTCCGCATTTATGGGTGTGGAGCTGACCGGCAAAACGTTGGGCGTTATCGGTGCGGGCAACATCGGTGGGATCGTGTGCGACCGCGCACGGGGCCTGAAGATGAAAGTCGTGGCTTATGATCCCTTCCTCGGTGAAGAAAAAGCCGCCAAGATGGGTGTGGAAAAAGTTGAACTGGAAGAACTGCTCAAGCGCGCTGACTTCATCACGTTGCACGTGCCGTTTACAGAGCAGACAGCAAACATCCTGAGCCGCGAAAACCTTGAGAAAACCAAAAAGGGCGTGCGCATCATCAACTGCGCCCGTGGCGGTCTGGTCGATGAAGAGGCGCTAGCCGATTTGCTGAAATCAGGCCACGTTGCGGGTGCCGCGTTCGATGTATTCAAGGTGGAGCCTGCAACCGAGAACCCGCTGTTTAACCTGCCTAACGTAGTCTGCACACCGCACCTTGGTGCTGCCACAACCGAAGCCCAGGAAAACGTAGCCTTGCAAGTTGCAGAGCAGATGTCTGACTACCTGCTGACGGGCGCGGTGAGTAACGCTCTTAACATGCCATCGGTCACCGCCGAAGAAGCGCAGGTGATGGGGCCATGGCTCAAACTATCGGGCCACCTTGGCTCCTTTATCGGGCAGCTGACGGACGAGCCAATCAAGGCCATCAACATTCTGTATGACGGTGTCGTATCCGAGATGAACCTCGATGCGCTGAACTGCGGTGTAGTTGCCGGTATCATGAAGCGGGCCAATCCGGACGTGAACATGGTCTCAGCACCAGTTGTAGCAAAAGAAAAAGGAATCCAGATTTCAACAACAAATCAGGACAAATCCGGAGCTTTTGATGGTTACGTAAAAGTCACGGTTGTCACCGACAAGCGCGAGCGGTCAATCGCGGGAACGGTATTTTCGGACGGCAAACCGCGTTTCATCCAGATCAAGGGCATCCAGATCGACGCCGAGGTCGGCCGCCACATGGTCTATACGACCAACGAGGACGTGCCGGGAATCATTGGTGCACTGGGCCAGACTATGGGCGAGAACGGCGTAAACATTGCCAACTTTACCCTTGGCCGTGCCGGTGTGAAGGGCGAGGCGATCGCGCTGTTGTATGTGGACGAGCCTGTGCCCGCGCCCGTTGTAAAAAAGCTGCACGATACCGGCCTGTTTACCCAGATCAAGCTGCTGGAATTCGACGTAGCATAA